A window of the Coturnix japonica isolate 7356 chromosome 12, Coturnix japonica 2.1, whole genome shotgun sequence genome harbors these coding sequences:
- the LOC107319603 gene encoding maestro heat-like repeat-containing protein family member 7 — translation MVSSLLVCSLTCSRVAVTMWREMLSESSTVKTVLQEVFQVLINHTLQHTSPFIKERPRVLALAAARILPEILQLPLVLKEAEAIFPQLFPALLLQVSFTTELTLQEVEIFWEGQQQHQLTPIRSAVQSLKVLLCSVGLQKQMEAIQEQGGWDALLSTVTHLQGVQVVARVMRELPAALRDPIFQQLVELLSTNFYSWDMVAMVFLVEMLECMDLSKELHRVVSLFDTCLQGQSVGTRQLVLRGILQLSTRQHTARKMLGLVPCITERLQDADSGARAVALPVLSTLLRLLDRGKLSLVALELAANLPALFEDESSTVRQLSIHLFLDTLSFVEGQEKRKMQKTVCRNLVLLYLHLHDEEENVSKASQKAFLGAARFLHWRRLEQLAEVAQFWQIGECMLVERRQSAAQDYLGDCLLYLQSLQETLRLEAVRFIGLLGRHMRDEQRADREHIYQSKPGSGMLGQPAGLHSVL, via the exons ATGGTCAGCAGCCTGCTGGTCTGCTCTCTCACCTGCTCCAG AGTTGCTGTCACCATGTGGAGGGAAATGCTCTCGGAGTCTTCAACCGTGAAGAcggtgctgcaggaggtgttCCAAGTGCTCATAAACCACACTCTGCAGCACACCTCCCCATTCATCAAGGAGAGGCCACGTGTCCTTGCCCTGGCC GCAGCAAGGATCCTACCAGAGATACTCCAGCTGCCTCTGGTCCTCAAGGAGGCTGAAGCCATCTTCCCCCAGCTCTTCCCAGCCCTTCTCCTGCAAGTGTCCTTCACCACGGAGCTGACGCTGCAGGAGGTGGAAATCTTCTGGGAGGGgcaacagcagcaccagctcacTCCCATCAG GTCCGCGGTGCAGTCCTTgaaggtgctgctctgcagcgtGGGCCTCCAGAAGCAGATGGAGGCCATCCAGGAGCAGGGGGGCTGGGACGCGCTTCTCAGCACTGTGACCCACCTCCAGGGTGTGCAGGTGGTGGCCAG GGTGATGAGGgaactgcctgctgctctgcgtGACCCCATCTTCCAGCAGCTGGttgagctgctcagcaccaacTTCTACTCCTGGGATATGGTGGCCATGGTCTTCCTCGTTGAG ATGCTGGAATGCATGGACCTCAGCAAAGAGCTGCACCGCGTCGTGAGCCTCTTCGACACGTGTCTGCAGGGCCAGAGCGTGGGCACGCGGCAGCTGGTGCTCAGGGgcatcctgcagctcagcacgAGGCAGCACACG GCGAGGAAGATGCTCGGCCTTGTGCCGTGCATCACGGAGCGGCTGCAGGACGCGGACAGCGGCGCCCGCGCCGTGGCCCTGCCGGTGCTCAGCACCCTGCTGCGGCTCCTGGACAGGGGGAAGCTCAGCCTCGTGGCTCTGGAGCTGGCCGCCAATCTCCCGGCGCTCTTTGAGGAC GAGTCCAGCACGGTGCGGCAGCTCTCCATCCACCTCTTCCTCGACACGCTGAGCTTCGTGGAGGGCcaagaaaagaggaagatgcAGAAGACGGTGTGCAGGAACCTGGTCCTGCTGTATCTACACCTGCACGATGAGGAAGAGAACGTGTCCAAG GCCTCCCAGAAAGCCTTCCTCGGTGCCGCACGGTTCCTGCACTGGAGGCGGCTGGAGCAGCTGGCGGAGGTGGCGCAGTTCTGGCAGATCGGCGAGTGCATG CTGGTGGAGAGGAGACAGAGTGCAGCGCAGGACTACCTGGGCGACTGCCTGCTCTacctgcagagcctgcaggaaACCCTGCGACTGGAGGCCGTGAGGTTCATCG GGCTCTTAGGGCGGCACATGAGGGATGAGCAGCGGGCTGACAGAGAGCACATCTACCAAAGTAAGCCAGGGAGTGGGATGTTGGGGCAGCCAGCAG GCCTTCACAGTGTGCTGTGA
- the LOC116654007 gene encoding uncharacterized protein LOC116654007: protein MDSQKTPGQSGVSERCALSSAGRMEHGPPIQPQEAGSERPRAPHTPMAQQGSGKVCEVQPLQVPSCSAEGPSASDLSPQQEDPLSCIRACCAHRPQTQAQKLRFLASICAVCKASLEDCGAHYRLCVCPLEVAQCIEALLQEEPAEHLDTELRQQAMSTIAAMSGAWLLPEEKNGLLRACLGSVLHLPRYEDDADLDAALYVETMEALHHLLQVLVSSAGRFVLVELQNIMELLLPFTTCQLAAVEERAVVCIARLLAFSNTCVLPELCTCFVGTAVFQHKCQENQRFPVLGKLVGHLILSCTSTDDRTRDEAINAVHQLFIFIAAPSERSCVGLGPSRCPDPSLTPCVLLSRNVAVAEGSQEATTLGALASAVL from the exons GATGGAACACGGACCCCCAATCCAACCCCAAGAAGCTGGGTCAGAGAGGCCAAGGGCACCTCACACCCCCATGGCCCAGCAGGGGTCTGGCAAGGTGTGTGAGGTGCAGCCCCTGCAGGTTCCTTCATGCTCAGCTGAGGGTCCCTCTGCCTCAGACTTGTCACCACAGCAGGAGGATCCCCTGAGCTGCATCCGTGCCTGCTGTGCACACAGACCGCAG ACACAGGCACAGAAGCTGAGATTTCTGGCCTCCAtctgtgctgtctgcaaagCCTCCCTCGAGGACTGCGGTGCACATTACCGGCTGTGTGTCTGCCCGCTAGAGGTGGCGCAGTGCATTGAG gcgctgctgcaggaggagcccGCCGAGCACCTGGACACGGAGCTCCGGCAGCAGGCCATGAGCACCATCGCCGCCATGAG TGGAGCATGGCTGCTTCCAGAGGAGAAGAACGGTCTCCTGCGTGCCTGCCTCGGCAGCGTCCTCCACCTCCCTCGCTACGAGGACGACGCGGACCTGGATGCGGCACTCTACGTGGAG ACCATGGAAGCCCTGCACCacctgctgcaggtgctggtgAGCAGCGCTGGCCGCTTTGTCCTCGTGGAGCTGCAGAACATCATGGAG ctcctgctgcccttcACCACGTGCCAGCTGGCGGCCGTGGAGGAGAGGGCTGTGGTGTGCATTGCCAGGCTGCTCGCCTTCAGCAACACCTGCGTCTTGCCTGAG CTGTGCACCTGCTTCGTTGGAACCGCGGTGTTCCAGCACAAGTGCCAGGAGAACCAACGCTTCCCCGTGCTGGGAAAGCTGGTCGGACACCTCATCCTGTCCTGCACTTCCACGGATGACAGGACCAGAGATGAGGCGATTAATGCTGTTCATCAGCTTTTCATCTTCATCGCTGCCCCAAGTGAGAGGAGTTGTGTTGGGCTAGGTCCCTCCAGATGCCCAGACCCCTCACTGACACCGTGTGTGCTCCTGTCCAGGAATGTGGCTGTGGCAGAAGGATCCCAAGAAGCCACAACTTTGGGAGCGCTGGCAAGTGCTGTTCTATGA